The Deltaproteobacteria bacterium genome contains a region encoding:
- a CDS encoding alpha/beta fold hydrolase: SPATGMEILREAWTEQVKTDPRVRYTDLLVCQAFDGRPLLSRIRTPTLVVAGTDDRVTPVACAEELARGIPGARLEVLPQAGHQAPLEQADAFNRLVVGFAETVP, from the coding sequence TCGCCCGCGACCGGCATGGAGATCCTGCGCGAGGCGTGGACCGAGCAGGTGAAGACCGACCCGCGCGTCCGCTACACGGACCTCCTCGTCTGCCAGGCGTTCGACGGCCGGCCGCTGCTCAGCCGCATTCGAACCCCGACGCTCGTCGTCGCCGGCACCGACGACCGGGTGACCCCGGTCGCGTGCGCCGAGGAGCTGGCGCGCGGCATCCCCGGCGCGCGGCTCGAGGTGCTCCCGCAGGCGGGGCATCAGGCGCCGCTCGAGCAGGCCGACGCGTTCAACCGGCTGGTCGTCGGCTTCGCGGAGACGGTGCCGTGA
- a CDS encoding Zn-ribbon domain-containing OB-fold protein, producing the protein MAETKGYKKPLPRVDEESRGWWEALARHELYFQRCRDCGTKRFYPRALCPRCLSSATEWVRASGRATVYSFTVTYQNQAPGFREELPYVLAIVELDEGVRVMTNVVGCAPDAVRVGMPVEVVFDDVTAEVTLPKFQPPRAPERQG; encoded by the coding sequence ATGGCGGAGACGAAGGGGTACAAGAAGCCGCTCCCGCGCGTCGACGAGGAGTCGCGCGGCTGGTGGGAGGCGCTCGCCCGCCACGAGCTCTATTTCCAGCGCTGCCGCGACTGCGGCACGAAGCGCTTCTACCCGCGCGCGCTCTGCCCGCGCTGCCTCTCGTCGGCGACCGAGTGGGTGCGGGCGAGCGGGCGCGCCACGGTCTACTCCTTCACGGTCACGTACCAGAACCAGGCGCCGGGCTTCCGCGAGGAGCTGCCCTACGTGCTGGCGATCGTCGAGCTGGACGAGGGCGTGCGCGTGATGACCAACGTCGTCGGCTGCGCGCCCGACGCCGTCCGCGTCGGCATGCCGGTCGAGGTCGTGTTCGACGACGTCACGGCGGAGGTCACGCTGCCGAAGTTCCAGCCGCCGCGAGCGCCCGAGCGGCAAGGGTGA
- a CDS encoding MaoC family dehydratase, whose product MPLEIDPAILGQEFDHTRYGPVTAEELIAFARALGETRPEYTEPGPSLVGHPTFCVRYKGDRFYPESIPKTINVRTGFDAGKDIQLGVPVRPGDTIDVRSTLHEVYEKTGRTGSMYFVVIRFTMTNQRGEMVAVVDNRFMHR is encoded by the coding sequence GTGCCGCTCGAGATCGACCCCGCCATCCTCGGCCAGGAGTTCGACCACACCCGCTACGGCCCGGTGACGGCCGAGGAGCTGATCGCCTTCGCCAGGGCGCTCGGCGAGACGCGGCCGGAGTACACCGAGCCCGGCCCGAGCCTCGTCGGCCACCCCACCTTCTGCGTCCGCTACAAGGGCGACCGCTTCTACCCCGAGAGCATCCCGAAGACGATCAACGTCCGCACCGGCTTCGACGCCGGCAAGGACATCCAGCTCGGCGTCCCGGTCCGGCCGGGCGACACGATCGACGTCCGCTCGACCCTCCACGAGGTCTACGAGAAGACGGGGCGGACGGGCAGCATGTACTTCGTGGTCATCCGCTTCACCATGACGAACCAGCGCGGCGAGATGGTGGCGGTGGTCGACAATCGGTTCATGCACCGCTGA
- a CDS encoding acyltransferase family protein yields MAARAIPLDVGAAPVPEGRETEARDFPRQDPFGLDPELRQRVLPAARFLHDRYWRIEVTGTRHVPTSGPALLVANHSGAIPFDGAMIATALELRRQRMVRFLYDRFVENLAPVATFYNRMGGAAATRENAVALLRAGELLLVFPEGVPGVAKSFSDRYRLRAFSPGFARLALALDVPIVPVAVVGAEEIYPVVGRAESVGRLLGVPYVPVTPFFPLLGVLGALPLPTKWFIRFGKPIHLVAEEGEARWQRARHEAVRVRRTIQELVLRLKRRRRSVFLG; encoded by the coding sequence ATGGCGGCTCGGGCGATCCCGCTCGATGTCGGTGCGGCACCGGTGCCGGAGGGGCGGGAGACGGAGGCCCGGGACTTCCCGCGCCAGGATCCGTTCGGCCTCGATCCGGAGCTGCGCCAGCGTGTCCTCCCCGCCGCCCGCTTCCTGCACGATCGGTACTGGCGGATCGAGGTGACCGGCACCCGCCATGTGCCGACGAGCGGGCCGGCGCTGCTCGTCGCCAACCACTCGGGCGCGATCCCGTTCGACGGGGCGATGATCGCGACCGCGCTCGAGCTGCGCCGCCAGCGCATGGTGCGATTCCTCTACGATCGCTTCGTCGAGAACCTTGCCCCGGTCGCGACCTTCTACAACAGGATGGGAGGCGCGGCCGCGACACGCGAGAACGCCGTCGCGCTCCTGCGGGCCGGCGAGCTGCTGCTCGTGTTCCCCGAGGGCGTCCCCGGGGTGGCGAAGTCGTTCAGCGACCGCTACCGCTTGCGGGCCTTCAGCCCGGGCTTCGCGCGGCTCGCGCTGGCGCTCGATGTACCCATCGTGCCGGTGGCCGTGGTGGGGGCGGAGGAGATCTATCCCGTCGTCGGGCGGGCGGAGAGTGTGGGGCGCCTCCTGGGCGTGCCCTACGTGCCCGTGACGCCGTTCTTTCCCCTGCTCGGGGTGCTCGGCGCGCTGCCCCTCCCGACCAAGTGGTTCATCCGCTTCGGCAAGCCGATCCACCTGGTGGCGGAGGAGGGAGAGGCGCGATGGCAGAGGGCACGGCACGAGGCGGTGCGGGTCCGGCGCACGATCCAGGAGCTGGTGCTGCGCCTCAAGCGCCGGCGGCGGTCGGTGTTCCTGGGATGA
- a CDS encoding FAD-binding protein → MARGPWHEEADFVVVGASVGGLAAAVLAADRGCRTIIVERTKELGGGAAGEAETIAAAGSRWQRAAGIDDGAARLADDVLAATHGQVEPELAAALAAQGAPVVAWLADRCGAHIELLREHVPAGHSIHRLHGPGERGGASLIADLARAASRHSHVSLRTATLAERLVREDSGAVRGVSVRGERRGASQALGGRVLLACGGFAGDDALAAEHCPPVAELPFQGGARATGDGLRLGREAGAATRRLASWLVTPFLATPGQLVLSAPLVELGAVLVNQAGQRFADETAGSLSLATAVRLQPGRVAYVLFGERMAAAARAADPFFARVVLPRTGRRGATLEDLAKQFELDTEGLRLTVETFNAALERGPDRFGRSRFAGPLEPPFHAIRVTGARWRTLGGLAVDGTARVLDAEGQPIPGLYATGGAAAGLGAEGLLAGLAALAALGLARLAALDVIAQVAASEATDPAQ, encoded by the coding sequence ATGGCGCGCGGGCCGTGGCACGAAGAGGCGGACTTCGTGGTCGTCGGAGCGAGCGTCGGCGGCCTCGCCGCCGCCGTCTTGGCCGCGGATCGTGGCTGCCGCACGATCATCGTGGAGCGCACCAAGGAGCTGGGCGGCGGTGCGGCGGGCGAGGCCGAGACCATCGCCGCTGCAGGGAGCCGCTGGCAACGCGCCGCCGGCATCGACGACGGCGCCGCGCGGCTCGCCGACGACGTCCTCGCCGCGACGCACGGCCAAGTGGAGCCCGAGCTGGCGGCGGCGCTCGCCGCGCAGGGCGCGCCGGTCGTAGCCTGGCTCGCGGACCGCTGCGGGGCGCACATCGAGCTGCTGCGCGAGCACGTTCCGGCCGGCCATTCCATCCATCGTCTGCACGGACCGGGCGAGCGCGGCGGCGCCAGCCTGATCGCCGACCTCGCGCGCGCCGCGAGCCGCCACTCGCACGTGAGCCTGCGCACCGCCACCCTGGCCGAGCGGCTCGTGCGGGAGGACTCCGGGGCGGTGCGCGGCGTGTCGGTGCGCGGCGAGCGGCGCGGCGCGAGCCAGGCGCTCGGCGGGCGCGTGTTGCTCGCCTGCGGCGGGTTCGCCGGTGACGACGCGCTGGCGGCGGAGCACTGCCCGCCGGTCGCCGAACTCCCCTTCCAGGGCGGCGCGCGCGCGACCGGCGATGGCCTTCGCCTGGGGCGCGAGGCCGGGGCGGCGACGCGGCGGCTCGCAAGCTGGCTGGTGACGCCTTTCCTCGCCACGCCCGGCCAGCTCGTGCTGAGCGCGCCGCTCGTCGAGCTGGGCGCCGTCCTCGTGAACCAGGCCGGCCAGCGCTTCGCCGACGAGACGGCCGGGAGCCTGTCGCTCGCGACCGCCGTGCGCCTGCAGCCGGGGCGCGTCGCCTACGTCCTCTTCGGTGAGCGCATGGCGGCCGCGGCGCGCGCCGCCGACCCGTTCTTCGCGCGTGTCGTCCTGCCCCGCACCGGGCGGCGCGGTGCGACGCTCGAGGACCTCGCCAAGCAGTTCGAGCTGGACACGGAGGGGCTCCGGCTCACGGTCGAGACCTTCAACGCAGCGCTCGAGAGGGGGCCGGATCGGTTCGGCCGCTCACGCTTCGCGGGCCCGCTCGAGCCGCCCTTCCATGCCATCCGCGTCACGGGCGCGCGCTGGCGCACGCTCGGCGGCCTCGCCGTGGACGGCACGGCGCGCGTCCTCGACGCCGAGGGCCAGCCGATCCCGGGGCTCTACGCCACGGGGGGCGCCGCCGCGGGCCTGGGCGCCGAAGGGCTCCTCGCCGGCCTCGCCGCGCTCGCCGCCCTCGGCCTGGCACGCCTGGCCGCGCTCGACGTGATCGCCCAGGTGGCGGCCAGCGAGGCCACAGACCCCGCGCAATAG